A DNA window from Streptococcus mutans contains the following coding sequences:
- the cas1 gene encoding type II CRISPR-associated endonuclease Cas1 encodes MGWRTVVVNTHSKLSYKNNHLIFKDTYQTEMIHLSEIDILLLETTDIVLSTMLVKRLVDENILLIFCDDKRLPTAMLMPYYARHDSSLQLNNQISWAEEVKCDVWTTIIAQKILNQSCYLGECSYFEKSQSIMDLYHDLEPFDPSNREGHSARIYFNTLFGNDFFREQDNDINAGLDYGYTLLLSMFAREVVVSGCMTQFGLKHANQFNQFNFASDIMEPFRPIVDRIVYENRNNSFIKIKRELFSMFSDTYLYNNKEMYLTNIVSDYTKKVIKALNNDGKGVPEFRI; translated from the coding sequence ATGGGCTGGCGGACAGTGGTTGTTAATACGCATTCCAAGTTGTCTTATAAGAACAACCACTTGATTTTTAAAGATACTTATCAGACAGAGATGATTCATCTGTCTGAGATTGACATCTTATTACTTGAGACAACAGATATTGTTTTGTCAACTATGCTAGTCAAGCGTTTGGTTGATGAGAATATTTTGCTCATTTTTTGTGATGATAAACGTTTGCCAACAGCTATGCTCATGCCTTACTATGCGCGACATGATTCCAGTTTGCAGCTAAACAATCAGATTTCTTGGGCAGAAGAGGTAAAGTGTGATGTTTGGACAACAATCATCGCTCAAAAGATTTTGAATCAGTCATGTTATTTGGGAGAATGTTCTTATTTTGAAAAATCTCAGTCAATTATGGATTTATATCATGACTTAGAGCCTTTTGACCCTAGTAATCGAGAAGGACATTCTGCGCGGATTTATTTCAATACCTTATTTGGAAATGATTTTTTCAGAGAACAAGATAATGATATTAATGCAGGTCTTGACTATGGTTATACGCTGCTGTTAAGTATGTTTGCGCGTGAAGTGGTTGTATCTGGCTGTATGACACAATTTGGTCTCAAGCATGCCAACCAATTCAATCAGTTTAACTTTGCCAGTGATATTATGGAGCCTTTTCGTCCAATTGTTGACCGTATTGTTTATGAAAATCGAAATAACTCTTTTATTAAAATAAAACGTGAGCTATTCAGCATGTTTTCAGACACCTATCTTTATAATAATAAGGAGATGTATTTGACAAATATTGTCAGCGATTATACCAAAAAGGTAATCAAGGCGCTGAATAATGATGGGAAAGGAGTTCCTGAGTTTAGGATATGA
- the cas2 gene encoding CRISPR-associated endonuclease Cas2, giving the protein MSYRYMRMILMFDMPTDTAEERKAYRKFRKFLLSEGFIMHQFSVYSKLLLNNSANTAMIARLKENNPKKGNITLLTVTEKQFARMIYLNGERDTSIANSDSRLVFLGEAFPDET; this is encoded by the coding sequence ATGAGTTACCGATATATGCGAATGATTTTAATGTTTGATATGCCAACAGATACTGCTGAGGAACGCAAAGCTTATCGTAAATTTCGGAAATTTTTACTGAGCGAAGGTTTCATCATGCATCAGTTTTCAGTATACAGCAAGCTGCTTTTGAATAACTCTGCCAATACAGCCATGATTGCCCGCTTGAAGGAGAATAATCCAAAGAAGGGCAATATCACCTTGTTGACCGTGACTGAAAAGCAGTTTGCCCGTATGATTTACCTGAATGGTGAGCGTGATACTAGCATTGCTAATTCGGATTCACGACTGGTCTTTCTAGGGGAGGCTTTTCCTGATGAAACTTAA
- the csn2 gene encoding type II-A CRISPR-associated protein Csn2 has translation MKLNFPILDEPITLEKSTILVLEDVQVFAQMVRNLYQYDEDSELKFFNRKFKSLKPSELMLVTDILGYDVNAPSLLKLVHADLENQFNEKPEVKSMVEKLANTITELIAYECLENELDLEYDEITILELIKALGVKIETQSDTIFEKMFEVLQVYKYLNKKKLLVFINTLSYFKREEIAQILEYIHLSDMVVLFLEPRKIDGFAQYILDEDYFLITESNN, from the coding sequence ATGAAACTTAATTTTCCTATATTGGATGAACCAATAACTCTTGAAAAATCTACGATTTTGGTATTAGAAGATGTGCAAGTTTTTGCTCAAATGGTGAGAAATCTTTATCAATATGATGAAGATAGTGAACTTAAATTTTTTAATAGAAAATTTAAGAGTCTGAAACCATCTGAGTTAATGCTTGTGACAGATATTTTAGGTTATGATGTCAATGCCCCGTCCTTGCTGAAGTTGGTTCACGCTGATTTAGAAAATCAGTTTAATGAAAAACCAGAGGTTAAGTCTATGGTTGAAAAACTGGCAAATACCATTACGGAATTAATTGCTTATGAATGTTTAGAAAATGAATTGGACTTAGAATATGATGAGATTACTATTTTAGAGTTAATCAAAGCTTTAGGCGTCAAAATTGAAACACAAAGTGATACCATTTTTGAAAAAATGTTTGAAGTCCTTCAAGTTTATAAGTATCTAAATAAAAAGAAGCTTCTCGTTTTTATCAATACTTTATCCTATTTTAAAAGAGAAGAAATCGCGCAAATTCTAGAATATATTCACTTATCCGATATGGTTGTTTTATTTCTTGAACCCCGTAAAATTGATGGTTTTGCTCAATATATTTTAGATGAAGATTATTTCTTGATAACAGAAAGCAACAACTAA
- a CDS encoding type II toxin-antitoxin system HicA family toxin translates to MPLTGKELARLAINNGWEEVRVRGSHHHFKKDGVPYIVTIPIHGNKVLKIGLEKKLLRDLNLL, encoded by the coding sequence TTGCCATTAACAGGGAAAGAATTAGCTAGATTAGCGATAAACAATGGATGGGAAGAAGTTCGGGTGAGAGGAAGTCATCATCATTTCAAGAAAGATGGAGTACCTTATATTGTGACGATTCCCATTCATGGAAATAAAGTGCTTAAAATTGGTCTTGAAAAGAAACTCTTAAGGGATTTAAATTTATTATGA
- a CDS encoding type II toxin-antitoxin system HicB family antitoxin, with amino-acid sequence MLKSYPAIFHKEEEGYWVEFPEFGGGTQGEDLEEAMKNARQMLESVLASYLDEGMKLPNPSEIRKLSVEDGFATMIQADPNPYLKNNKAIRKNVTVPEWLVQLADRDQVNYSEVLTKALEKKLQL; translated from the coding sequence ATGTTAAAATCATATCCTGCAATTTTTCATAAGGAAGAGGAAGGGTATTGGGTTGAATTTCCTGAATTTGGCGGTGGTACGCAAGGGGAAGATTTGGAAGAAGCCATGAAGAACGCTCGTCAGATGTTAGAAAGTGTATTGGCCTCCTATCTAGATGAGGGAATGAAACTGCCTAATCCAAGTGAGATAAGGAAACTATCTGTTGAAGATGGCTTTGCAACTATGATTCAAGCAGATCCTAATCCTTATCTCAAAAATAACAAAGCTATTCGAAAGAATGTTACCGTACCTGAGTGGCTAGTACAATTAGCAGATCGTGATCAAGTGAATTATTCTGAAGTATTAACAAAGGCTTTGGAAAAGAAACTACAATTATAA
- the irvR gene encoding LexA family transcriptional regulator IrvR → MGRGKLTPQDLEAMKAISANLQRLLAESGMKQSHLATILNIPTSSLNEYVKGKSLPKIGNIQKIADYFGLQKSDIDPRFASKKDSSTLDKINHIAKQLEMKRQIKVLDFCYQQSKEQDETASLSASDETTDDKVADKSNHTQYQKVVDSFIAKELNDQTIIHWDNVIKAKDLYQTFGRQYENIQIYGEVSAGTGIWVGHEKQETIKYPIPIPEHDIALTVNGNSMEPLFYNGDVIFVKKTKAIHHGQIIVVIVNNEAYVKKLYRKNKEIRLISLNPDYDDIILKEDDTIEVIGTVIT, encoded by the coding sequence ATGGGACGCGGTAAATTAACTCCACAAGATTTAGAAGCAATGAAGGCTATTTCTGCCAATCTTCAAAGACTTCTAGCTGAGAGCGGAATGAAACAATCTCACTTAGCCACTATCCTTAACATTCCTACAAGTAGTCTTAATGAATATGTTAAAGGAAAGAGTTTGCCAAAAATAGGGAATATTCAAAAAATCGCAGATTACTTTGGTCTCCAAAAATCCGATATTGACCCTAGATTTGCAAGTAAAAAGGACTCTTCTACTCTTGATAAAATTAATCATATTGCCAAACAATTAGAAATGAAGAGACAGATAAAAGTCTTAGATTTCTGTTACCAACAATCAAAGGAACAAGATGAAACAGCAAGCTTATCTGCCAGTGATGAAACGACTGATGATAAAGTTGCTGACAAATCAAATCATACGCAGTATCAAAAGGTTGTTGATTCTTTTATTGCCAAAGAATTAAACGATCAGACAATTATTCATTGGGATAATGTGATAAAAGCTAAGGATTTGTATCAAACCTTTGGACGTCAATACGAAAACATTCAGATTTATGGTGAAGTTTCAGCTGGTACTGGTATCTGGGTTGGACATGAAAAACAAGAAACCATTAAATACCCAATACCAATTCCAGAACATGATATTGCTCTTACTGTCAATGGTAATAGTATGGAACCTTTATTTTACAACGGTGACGTTATTTTTGTTAAAAAGACTAAAGCTATCCATCACGGACAAATTATCGTTGTTATTGTAAATAATGAGGCATATGTCAAAAAACTCTACCGAAAAAACAAAGAAATTCGACTCATCTCATTAAATCCAGATTATGATGACATCATTTTAAAAGAAGATGATACAATTGAAGTCATCGGAACGGTCATTACCTAA
- a CDS encoding helix-turn-helix transcriptional regulator: MQFVWESNGKLKGDAEVEKLTLRALRVNYSLSPKEVADCLGIPQHTLLSYEEDSSEIPIQLANDLANYYDISLDSIFFGKNSDLKQKFKNKNNR; this comes from the coding sequence ATGCAGTTTGTATGGGAATCAAATGGTAAGTTGAAAGGGGATGCAGAAGTGGAGAAGTTGACATTGCGAGCTCTCAGAGTGAATTATAGTTTAAGTCCCAAAGAGGTGGCTGATTGTCTAGGAATCCCTCAACACACTCTGCTAAGCTATGAAGAAGATAGTTCTGAAATTCCCATTCAACTGGCCAATGATTTGGCCAATTACTATGATATCAGTTTAGACTCTATTTTTTTTGGTAAAAATTCCGATTTAAAACAGAAATTCAAAAATAAGAATAATAGATAA
- the gbpC gene encoding glucan-binding protein GbpC → MKSKTAKITLLSSLALAAFGATNVFADEASTQLNSDTVAAPTADTQASEPAATEKEQSPVVAVVESHTQGNTTTTTSQVTSKELEDAKANANQEGLEVTETEAQKQPSVEAADADNKAQAQTINTAVADYQKAKAEFPQKQEQYNKDFEKYQSDVKEYEAQKAAYEQYKKEVAQGLASGRVEKAQGLVFINEPEAKLSIEGVNQYLTKEARQKHATEDILQQYNTDNYTASDFTQANPYDPKEDTWFKMKVGDQISVTYDNIVNSKYNDKKISKVKINYTLNSSTNNEGSALVNLFHDPTKTIFIGAQTSNAGRNDKISVTMQIIFYDENGNEIDLSGNNAIMSLSSLNHWTTKYGDHVEKVNLGDNEFVKIPGSSVDLHGNEIYSAKDNQYKANGATFNGDGADGWDAVNADGTPRAATAYYGAGAMTYKGEPFTFTVGGNDQNLPTTIWFATNSAVAVPKDPGAKPTPPEKPELKKLTVTWHKNLVVETKTEEVPPVTPPTTPDEPTPEKPKTPEDPQSPVVAKSVSFRTARKGEMRVRERDYQPTLPHTGAAKQNGLATLGVISTAFAAATLIAARKKEN, encoded by the coding sequence ATGAAATCGAAAACTGCTAAAATTACTTTGCTAAGCAGCCTTGCTTTGGCGGCTTTTGGAGCAACGAATGTTTTTGCAGATGAAGCATCAACTCAATTAAATTCTGATACTGTTGCAGCACCTACTGCTGATACACAAGCATCAGAACCGGCTGCAACAGAAAAAGAACAGTCTCCTGTTGTAGCTGTTGTCGAAAGTCACACACAAGGAAATACAACAACGACAACGTCTCAAGTTACTTCTAAAGAATTGGAAGATGCTAAGGCTAATGCTAATCAGGAAGGTTTAGAAGTCACTGAAACTGAAGCTCAAAAACAGCCTTCGGTAGAAGCTGCAGATGCAGATAACAAAGCACAGGCACAAACAATTAATACAGCGGTAGCTGATTATCAAAAGGCAAAAGCTGAATTTCCTCAAAAACAAGAACAATATAATAAAGATTTTGAAAAGTATCAGTCTGATGTCAAGGAGTATGAAGCTCAAAAGGCAGCTTACGAGCAATATAAAAAAGAAGTTGCACAAGGTTTGGCATCTGGGCGTGTTGAAAAAGCCCAAGGACTTGTGTTTATTAATGAACCTGAGGCAAAACTTTCTATTGAGGGTGTTAATCAGTACCTAACAAAAGAAGCACGTCAAAAACATGCAACTGAAGATATTCTTCAGCAATATAATACTGATAATTATACAGCTTCTGATTTTACCCAAGCAAATCCATATGATCCAAAAGAAGATACTTGGTTCAAAATGAAAGTGGGAGATCAGATTTCAGTTACCTACGATAATATCGTTAATTCAAAATATAATGATAAAAAGATTAGTAAGGTAAAGATTAATTATACTCTCAATAGTTCAACGAATAATGAAGGCAGTGCACTGGTCAATTTGTTCCATGATCCAACTAAGACAATTTTCATTGGTGCACAGACATCTAATGCTGGCAGAAATGATAAAATCAGTGTGACGATGCAAATTATTTTTTATGATGAAAATGGCAATGAAATCGATTTAAGCGGCAATAATGCCATTATGAGTCTCTCATCGTTAAATCATTGGACGACTAAGTATGGCGATCATGTGGAAAAAGTAAACCTTGGGGATAATGAATTCGTTAAAATACCGGGCTCATCTGTTGACTTACATGGAAATGAAATCTATTCGGCTAAGGACAACCAATATAAAGCTAATGGTGCAACCTTTAATGGTGATGGAGCAGATGGCTGGGATGCTGTCAATGCTGATGGAACGCCACGTGCTGCGACGGCTTATTATGGTGCAGGTGCTATGACTTACAAGGGAGAACCCTTCACCTTTACTGTTGGTGGTAATGATCAAAACTTACCAACAACCATTTGGTTTGCGACTAATTCAGCTGTAGCTGTGCCTAAAGATCCGGGAGCTAAACCAACACCGCCAGAAAAACCAGAGTTGAAAAAACTTACTGTGACTTGGCATAAAAATCTTGTTGTTGAAACTAAAACTGAGGAAGTTCCTCCAGTGACACCACCAACAACTCCTGATGAACCAACGCCAGAAAAACCAAAAACACCAGAGGATCCTCAATCACCTGTCGTAGCTAAGTCAGTAAGCTTTAGAACGGCAAGAAAAGGAGAAATGCGTGTTAGAGAGCGTGATTATCAACCGACTCTTCCACATACTGGGGCTGCTAAACAAAATGGTTTAGCTACTCTTGGTGTTATTTCAACTGCATTTGCTGCGGCTACTTTGATTGCAGCTAGAAAAAAAGAAAACTAG
- the lepA gene encoding translation elongation factor 4: MTIEQLKNRQEKIRNFSIIAHIDHGKSTLADRILEQTETVSSREMQAQLLDSMDLERERGITIKLNAIELNYKAKNGETYIFHLIDTPGHVDFTYEVSRSLAACEGAILVVDAAQGIEAQTLANVYLALDNDLEILPVINKIDLPAADPERVRTEIEDVIGLDASEAVLASAKAGIGIEEILEQIVEKVPAPKGDVEAPLKALIFDSVYDAYRGVILQIRVMDGMVKPGDKIELMSNGKTFDVTEVGIFTPKAVNRDFLATGDVGYLAASIKTVADTRVGDTVTLADCPAEAPLHGYKQLNPMVFAGIYPIDSSKYNDMREALEKLQLNDASLHFEPETSQALGFGFRCGFLGLLHMDVIQERLEREFNIDLIMTAPSVVYHVYTTDGERLEVSNPSEFPDPTKVDSIEEPYVKAQIMVPQEYVGAVMELSQRKRGDFVTMDYIDNNRVNVIYQIPLAEIVFDFFDKLKSSTRGYASFDYDISEYRKSKLVKMDILLNGDKVDALSFIVHKEFAYERGKLIVEKLKKIIPRQQFEVPIQAAIGQKIVARSDIKALRKNVLAKCYGGDVSRKRKLLEKQKAGKKRMKSIGSVEVPQEAFLSVLSMDDDDKKK; this comes from the coding sequence ATGACTATAGAACAACTTAAAAATCGTCAGGAGAAAATTCGTAATTTCTCTATTATTGCCCATATAGACCATGGGAAGTCAACGCTGGCAGATCGTATTTTGGAACAGACAGAAACTGTTTCTAGCAGAGAAATGCAAGCTCAGCTTTTGGACAGCATGGACTTAGAACGTGAGCGTGGTATTACCATTAAATTAAATGCGATTGAGCTTAATTATAAGGCTAAAAATGGTGAAACTTATATTTTTCACTTGATTGACACGCCAGGACATGTTGACTTTACTTATGAAGTGTCACGTTCTTTGGCAGCCTGTGAAGGTGCCATTTTGGTGGTAGATGCTGCACAAGGTATTGAAGCGCAGACCTTAGCCAATGTTTATTTGGCTTTAGATAATGATCTGGAAATTTTACCTGTTATCAATAAAATTGACTTGCCAGCAGCTGATCCTGAACGTGTGCGCACTGAGATTGAAGATGTCATTGGACTGGATGCTAGTGAAGCTGTTTTGGCTTCCGCCAAAGCAGGCATCGGAATTGAAGAGATTTTGGAGCAAATTGTGGAAAAAGTACCAGCTCCAAAGGGGGATGTTGAAGCCCCACTCAAAGCTCTTATTTTTGATTCTGTCTATGATGCTTATCGCGGCGTTATTCTGCAAATTCGGGTCATGGATGGTATGGTCAAACCCGGAGATAAAATTGAACTCATGAGCAATGGCAAGACTTTTGACGTGACAGAAGTAGGAATTTTCACTCCTAAGGCTGTTAATCGTGACTTTTTGGCAACGGGTGATGTAGGTTATTTAGCTGCTTCAATCAAGACAGTGGCAGACACTCGTGTTGGTGATACAGTGACTCTGGCGGACTGCCCTGCCGAAGCACCTTTGCATGGTTATAAGCAGTTGAATCCCATGGTTTTTGCAGGAATTTATCCTATTGATTCCAGCAAATATAATGACATGCGTGAAGCCCTAGAGAAATTACAGCTTAATGATGCCAGTCTTCACTTTGAACCTGAGACTTCTCAAGCCCTTGGCTTTGGTTTTCGTTGTGGCTTCTTAGGTCTTTTGCATATGGATGTCATTCAAGAGCGATTGGAGCGTGAGTTTAATATTGATCTCATTATGACAGCGCCATCTGTAGTTTACCATGTTTATACCACAGATGGGGAGAGGCTTGAGGTTTCTAATCCATCTGAATTTCCTGATCCAACTAAGGTTGATAGTATTGAGGAACCTTACGTTAAAGCCCAGATTATGGTGCCGCAAGAGTATGTGGGAGCTGTCATGGAATTATCACAACGTAAGCGCGGCGACTTTGTGACTATGGATTATATTGATAATAACCGAGTCAATGTTATTTACCAAATCCCTTTGGCTGAAATTGTTTTTGATTTTTTTGATAAACTAAAATCCTCTACCCGTGGTTATGCTAGTTTTGATTATGATATTTCTGAGTATCGCAAGTCTAAGCTGGTAAAAATGGATATTTTGCTCAATGGTGATAAAGTTGATGCGCTTAGCTTCATTGTCCATAAAGAGTTTGCCTATGAAAGGGGGAAATTAATTGTTGAAAAGTTGAAGAAGATCATTCCGCGGCAACAATTCGAAGTTCCCATTCAAGCAGCGATCGGTCAAAAAATTGTGGCGCGTTCCGATATTAAGGCCTTGCGGAAAAATGTTCTTGCTAAATGTTATGGCGGAGATGTTTCCAGAAAGCGTAAACTTTTGGAAAAACAAAAGGCTGGTAAAAAGCGGATGAAATCAATTGGTTCAGTTGAGGTCCCTCAGGAAGCCTTTCTCAGCGTTCTGTCCATGGATGATGACGATAAGAAAAAATAG